Proteins encoded in a region of the Deltaproteobacteria bacterium genome:
- a CDS encoding DUF58 domain-containing protein, which translates to MRAAAAWTAAAMAAVVWPALWPALAGGLALLGALAGWDLVLLRRRPPLRLERRLPGRAFVGREAEIGLTVANAAREPVAVEVLDEVPPDLAAEEPRFAGVLVPPGANVTLRYPIRPSVRGDRRLGPAIALEGSPLGLLRRRTTAGADAVLPVHPDATRYLRPEALAPKRVLAAIGVRPSRRRGEGMEFESLRDWVPGDDPRRIDWAATARRGRVVTRLYQRERNHTVLIALDTSRLMGGRAGARTKLDHAVDGALALVYAALTAGDRVGMVVFDREVRGHLRPRAHRRALGLFVELLRAAEAHTVEADYRALVREVTARQRRRALVVVLTDFVEVDAASVIAPLVLLARRHRVLLVAIRDRAYEALALGGGGPLGLYRRIVLDDLLRERDAALGRLRRGGLETVDVLPEAITAQVLNLYLAIRHGPEP; encoded by the coding sequence GTGAGGGCGGCGGCGGCGTGGACCGCCGCCGCGATGGCCGCCGTCGTGTGGCCCGCGCTCTGGCCCGCGCTCGCCGGCGGCCTCGCCCTGCTCGGCGCGCTCGCCGGGTGGGACCTGGTGCTGCTGCGCCGGCGCCCGCCGCTCCGTCTCGAGCGGCGTCTCCCCGGGCGTGCCTTCGTCGGCCGCGAGGCCGAGATCGGCCTCACGGTGGCCAACGCGGCGCGCGAGCCGGTCGCGGTGGAGGTGTTGGACGAGGTCCCGCCGGACCTGGCGGCCGAGGAGCCGCGCTTCGCGGGCGTGCTCGTCCCTCCCGGGGCGAACGTGACGCTCCGCTACCCGATCCGCCCGTCCGTGCGGGGTGATCGCCGGCTCGGGCCGGCGATCGCGCTCGAGGGCTCGCCGCTCGGGCTGCTGCGCCGCCGCACCACCGCCGGCGCGGACGCGGTGCTGCCGGTCCATCCGGACGCCACCCGCTACCTGCGCCCCGAGGCGCTCGCCCCCAAGCGCGTGCTGGCGGCCATCGGCGTCCGCCCGTCCCGGCGGCGCGGTGAGGGCATGGAGTTCGAGTCGCTGCGCGACTGGGTCCCGGGGGACGACCCGCGCCGGATCGACTGGGCGGCGACGGCCCGCCGGGGCCGCGTGGTCACGCGCCTCTACCAGCGCGAGCGCAACCACACGGTGCTGATCGCCCTCGACACGAGCCGGCTCATGGGCGGACGGGCCGGCGCGCGCACCAAGCTCGACCACGCCGTCGACGGTGCGCTGGCGCTGGTGTACGCGGCGCTCACCGCGGGCGACCGCGTCGGCATGGTGGTCTTCGACCGCGAGGTGCGCGGGCACCTGCGGCCGCGCGCGCATCGGAGGGCGCTCGGCCTGTTCGTCGAGCTGCTGCGCGCCGCCGAGGCGCACACGGTGGAGGCCGACTATCGCGCGCTCGTGCGCGAGGTGACGGCGCGCCAGCGCCGCAGGGCGCTCGTCGTCGTGCTCACCGACTTCGTGGAGGTCGATGCGGCGTCCGTCATCGCGCCGCTCGTCCTGCTGGCCCGGCGCCACCGGGTCCTGCTGGTCGCGATCCGGGACCGCGCCTACGAGGCGCTGGCGCTCGGCGGCGGCGGTCCGCTCGGGCTCTACCGCCGAATCGTCCTCGACGATCTGCTGCGCGAGCGGGACGCGGCGCTTGGACGGCTGCGCCGGGGTGGGCTCGAGACCGTCGACGTGCTGCCCGAGGCGATCACGGCGCAGGTCCTGAACCTCTACCTGGCGATCCGCCACGGTCCGGAGCCATGA